A section of the Parasteatoda tepidariorum isolate YZ-2023 chromosome 6, CAS_Ptep_4.0, whole genome shotgun sequence genome encodes:
- the LOC107442938 gene encoding tubulin alpha chain, with amino-acid sequence MRECISIHVGQAGVQIGNACWELYCLEHGIQPDGQMARDAVPDASDDSFNTFFSDTGNQQYVPRAIFVDLEPTVIDEIRTGVYRHLFHPEQMITGKEDAANNYARGHYTIGKEIIDLVLDRTRLLAERCSGLQGFLIFHSFGGGTGSGFTSLLMERLSVDYGKKSKLEFAIYPAPQVSTAVVEPYNSILTTHTTLEHSDCAFMVDNEAIFDLCTRNLDIERPTYTNLNRMIGQVVSSITASLRFDGALNVDLTEFQTNLVPYPRIHFPLVSYAPVMSAEKAYHEQLTVGEITNSCFEPSNQMVKCDTRHGKYMACCLLYRGDVVPKDVNAAIVSIKTKRSIQFVDWCPTGFKVGINYQPPTAVPGGDLSKVPRAVCMLSNTTAIAEAWSRLDYKFDLMYAKRAFVHWYVGEGMEEGEFSEAREDLAALEKDYEEVGLDSTDNFEDEGEEY; translated from the exons ATGAGAGAATGCATCAGTATACACGTTGGTCAAGCTGGGGTACAGATTGGAAATGCCTGTTGGGAACTTTATTGCTTAGAACATGGAATTCAACCTGATGGTCAGATGGCGAGAGATGCTGTCCCCGATGCCTCTGATGACTCTTTCAATACCTTTTTCAGTGATACCGGTAACCAACAATATGTTCCGAGGGCAATTTTTGTGGATTTGGAACCCACCGTCATCGATGAAATTCGAACTGGAGTTTATAGGCATCTCTTTCATCCTGAGCAAATGATAACTGGAAAAGAAGATGCTGCAAACAATTATGCTAGAGGCCATTATACAATAGGCAAAGAGATTATTGATCTTGTACTCGACAGAACTAGGCTACTTGCGGAAAGATGCTCAGGTCTGCAAGGATTTCTGATATTTCATAGTTTTGGAGGAGGGACTGGATCAGGATTTACATCACTGTTGATGGAAAGACTCTCTGTAGATTATGGAAAGAAATCAAAACTGGAATTTGCCATATATCCAGCACCTCAg gTATCTACGGCTGTCGTTGAACCTTACAATTCAATCCTCACAACCCATACCACCCTGGAGCATTCAGACTGTGCTTTCATGGTAGACAATGAGGCTATTTTCGATCTTTGCACCAGAAACTTGGATATAGAACGCCCTACGTATACAAATCTAAATAGAATGATTGGTCAAGTAGTGTCTTCAATTACTGCTTCCTTAAGGTTTGATGGTGCTTTGAATGTAGATCTAACTGAATTCCAAACAAATTTGGTCCCATATCCTCGTATCCACTTCCCTCTTGTATCTTATGCTCCTGTGATGTCAGCTGAGAAGGCATATCATGAGCAACTGACTGTTGGAGAAATAACCAACTCTTGTTTTGAACCATCTAATCAGATGGTTAAGTGCGACACACGACATGGAAAATACATGGCATGTTGTCTTCTCTACAGAGGTGATGTCGTGCCTAAGGATGTTAATGCAGCCATTGTGTCCATCAAAACAAAACGTTCAATTCAGTTTGTTGATTGGTGTCCTACAGGTTTCAag GTTGGCATCAATTATCAACCCCCTACAGCTGTTCCTGGCGGAGACTTGTCAAAAGTTCCTCGAGCTGTTTGCATGTTGTCTAACACTACAGCTATTGCTGAAGCCTGGTCCAGGTTGGATTACAAATTCGATCTTATGTATGCAAAGCGAGCTTTCGTCCATTGGTATGTTGGAGAAGGTATGGAGGAAGGTGAATTTTCTGAAGCAAGAGAAGATCTTGCTGCTCTTGAGAAGGATTATGAAGAAGTTGGTCTTGATTCAACGGATAACTTTGAAGATGAAGGCGAAGAATATTAG